Sequence from the Pan paniscus chromosome 4, NHGRI_mPanPan1-v2.0_pri, whole genome shotgun sequence genome:
TAGTTCATGTGCAAAATCAAAAAGTCTACATCAGCCCAGGTACTGCCTTGGTTATTTAACAGATAATGTTGGAGCTTGTTCACAAGAATATAATGTAAATTTAATGCTGAGCTGACATTAACTAAATACTATTACTGTAGCTCTCACTGAACCTATATTCCCTAAAGAAGACTCAGGGCTTCTGTTCAGTCATTTGTGCCATGTAAGAAGTTAAGTGCTCTATTTCACATTTATTACTATCTAAGTGTAACATTCCTATTTTTACCCAAATGActggaaacatgtacacacaaacacacacacacacctcttctGGGAACAAAACCATTATTTTAGATTACTGGAAGTTTATGTAATGAGGTGAGGTTGCTCTTAGGGGACACATCTGGgtcactgggctctaccaatccaGCGAAACAGGGACAATTGATGCCTCCCCAGTGTGCCTCTGTGCTTTTGGTCAGTCATTGGTGTCCAAACCTCCCACTCTCCCAAACAAGTGGGAACCTAGCCTGGGATCTTGGGTTCAAGggcaagagagaaaatgactCTCGTGGAGCCAAAAGTGACAAGAAGAGGTGCCATATAGGGACAAAACCAAAACTGCAAATTGAGTAAATACTTTGATATGTCAATTCCAAGGGGCTACACAGAGGGAAAATGAGGCTTTGGAACAGAAACAGGGAGTGGGGAGTAGAaggcccaacctggagtgcagctcTAACTCACTGGCATAGGTGAGATCAGAGGTGCTTTTCTAGTGTCTCAGCCTTAGCATCCAGGGGGAAGTGTTAAGGAGGTAGAGCCAACTCAAACAAAATGTTGCAACAAAGATCCTGAGCTAACCACCCACCTATGGGCCCGGCTATACATGGTGTCATGCTCAGCTTCATTCTGACTACACAGTTTGGACTGCAGATTTGCTTCCACACAACACATTAAACTATGAATCGGCCTATATTATGGCCCAGCCCTGGGGACTGAGACGCAGCTCCTCATACCACTCCCTCTATGCAGCTTCTACTTCCAGATTTCAGTGTCAACAGGTTTACCACACAGGGGATGAGAGAAGCCAGCAAAGAATCAGTCTCCAGAAAGGATTGGTCACATGAGTGCCTGGGACAAAAACCCTTTATTTCCCTTCAAATTATTACCATGACAATTTCTAAGTAGCTGGATGTCTCTATTCCACTGTTTGGACTCAATGGGTGCTACATTAATTTGTATTCAACACACTGCTCAGTTGAAAACATTCTTTAGCTATTTGAAGTGTGGGCCTTGCCTAAGATGACAATTTCACTGAAGGTATACAGCATTTACATATCCTTCACTTAGTAGATGCACATCCCCTTACCCTTCTAGTTCTCAGTAACATTaagccattaattttttttttgtatcctgcCTGCTGTTTAGCTCATTTTTTCACCTCTAAATAAAGCTCTCAGATGGACTAATCAACTCCACATGTTTGATACAAGTAACAAGAATAACAAGATGTATTTCAGTTATACAGATTCAGGAGAAAGGTGTTGAATTCTTAACTAAAACAATAAAGTTTTATGTCAGGCTTCACAGTGATTAGTGAACCAATGATATCATTCACTCATTAGTTCCACAGTGGGGATGGAAAGATGGGTTAAAAATGAATAAGGGTTGATCCCAACCCATGAAAAATCTGGTCAGAAGTTAAGACATGTATATGAGCAGGTAAATTAGAAATACAGGAAATACTGTAACAGGGCCATATAATTCAAATGTTATAAGAGAATGGGAAAGAAGAGTACTATAGGCTAAAATTGGAGGTGGCTTCACAAGAGAAATATCTTAAATCATTTCATTGAGAATTTGGATATGTAGAAAAAAGGGAAAGCTTTCCAAATTCAGGGTTAGACACAAAGGTAATGGAGGTAGGAATGCCATGGCTATCTGATGGGGGAAACCTTGAACGGGGTAAAGAGACTTCTGCTGAATAATTGTGGAAAATAAGCTTTGGAAGGTGGACTAGGATAAGCCTGTGGAGGATTTTAATGGTGGTTAAGCAATGTGTGATGTGTTGTATATGTCTTGGGAACCACTGAAGGGTTCTGAATGAGTGATGTGATAAAATCAGTGTTTTGAAAGATTAATCTGGCAGCAGCAGGCAGAAAAGACTGTTGAGAAAAGGAGAATGGAGGTGGGAAAGAGAAGTCAGTTATGAAAATCTAGGTGTGGGATgcattatttattcaacaattatCTAATATTTTGCATGTATCAGATACTATTATAGGTGCTGGGGTATGGTGATGAACAAGAAAGTAAGGTACGTTGCCTTCATGGGGTCCATGTGCTAGTAAAGAGACTCTTTAATGTCAGGCCACTTGAGATGGTGATACATACAGGGGAGAGATAATAGCAGAGTGATGTGATGCTGACTGAGGCAGGTTCTTTAATTAAGGTATTCTCTGAGCAGGTGTTGTTTGCACTGGAGAGGAAACAGTAAATGCAAAAGCCTGTAAGTGAGGACAAATGATTtattgaaagaaacagaaaagattgTATGGCTTAAGCAGAGTACACCAAGGAAAAGGGGATACAATCAGGAGACAAGATTAACCCACAGTAAGCAGGGATCAGATCACGTAGGCCTTGTGGGTTATGTTAAAGAAttgagattttattctaagtacaaTTAGATTTAGAAGAgggaaatgacatgatctcatatacatttttaaaaggaaacttcagCTGCTGTGCGAAGAACAGATTGTTGGGGGGCAAGAGTGGAGCAGGGACGCAGGTAGAAGGCTACTGCATTAGTTTGGATGAGACGGGATGGTATGGACTAGAACAGAAACAGAGCCAACAGGACTTGCCAATGAATTGGACATGaggaattaaagaaaagaaaagagggcagTAAGGTCAATCTCAGTTTTGGTCCTGAGCCTCTAGGTGGGTGGCAGTGCCTGTTACTAAAATAAGGAAAACTGAGGCAAGAACAGATTGAAGAATATGTCGGACCAAGAGCTCGGTTAGGGACATGTCAGAACTCACACAGAGAGTGACATACACAGGTTTGATACTCAGGAAAAAAATCCGGGTCTAAAGATAAAGACTTGAGTCTCCATCGGTTTAAGGATTATATTTACAGCTATGAAACTAGGTGAAATCATCTAAaattgtacagaaaaaaaaaagagggcccaGGATAGATCTCTGAAGCAATCCAACATTTAGAGGTTGGATCAAGAGGAACCAGCAAATGAGGCAGACAGAACAGCTGGTGAGGTAGGAGGAAAACCTGAAAAGTGTGTCATCACAGAAGTCAATGAGAAAGTGTTTCCAGAATGACAGAATTGTCCATTGTCAAGGAGACTGATGAGGGCTTGACTAGAACAGGGACAGTGAGACAATCTACCACAAATCAGAAGAGATGCATCTAATGTTGCTTCAAAGGAATGAAATCTTTCAACCAATGCCTACTCCTAAAATGAACTACCTTAAGTGGTTCTTACCCAATTTAACATCTTAACGAAAAGGAGATCTTTCTGGTGGGTGGGAAGAGTGAAGGCAAAAGTTGACTGGGTATCTTAAAAAGAGATGATGAAGGTAAAAATCTCTGTGTAAGTTATAAAGCAGAATAGAAAAGTAAAGCTTAAGTACTgattactaaaaatactaaaagtaagagatcactattaataataatgattctaTTGACTGAAATGTGCTTTTACTGGCAtcaaatgaaacatttaaatcTCTATTAACAGCAGTCTCAGAAATGGGGAAttgcaaaactgaaaaaaatttcaaatagaaataACTGAAAGTTTTCtcacaaatattatttaaacaggaATTTCTAAGATATGACTGTTTAAATATTCAACATATTTATCTGCACCTAAGGATGTCACTAAGCCTAGGTAAGACTGACTAGCAAATACCTTGGCACCAGGTATTGGCTTAAACTTACTCAGCCTTCACAAAATTATGAAGGTACTGAAATTTAGATTTTGAGAAATCAAGGTTTCCCCTTGATGGGTTTTAAGCAAAGGCCAGTTCCCTTCCAATTGGTTTTTcccaatatttgtttttatttctcaaacagGGAAAAATTCAGTACCATTACTATTTTACCAAGGATATCCTCAATTCATGCACGTCAAAAAAGAAGCCGCCTAGGTAATTGTAAAGGTGGATTTTATTGATAATCTTTAAAGACAAAACTTGTTCCAAGTGGTTCTGAGTAAATTGTCTAGAGaggtcaaaataaatttaaaccaaCACAGCTCCTACTAACTAATCAGTCAGAGGAATTAAGCATAAATGGTATAGTTCTTCATTTTGAGCTTTGAAGTTATTCTTCACATAGAGTTTCCGTTCAAATTCAGCATGTTTGACTTCCCTGAGTGCATTTTTAGGTGAGGATTTCATAAACATAAAACCCAAAGAGAGAGGCAAATCCTCATCTCCTAAAGCCTCAGTTTCATCCACAATTAAATGGAAATGCTACCACTTGTCCCATTCTCTCATTTTAGAAACCCAAAGGAACTGTGCCTGGGGCTTTGGGCCTCAAGCATTCTCCTGATCAGAGAAGGGGAAATCACATGCTAAACAAATGCCATTGGAATAGTCTATGACTAAATAAGGCTTTGAATAAAAAATCCAAAGTAGTTTTTATCTGTAGGAGCCTAAAATAGCCCCTTAAAGAGGACTCGAATTCACTTATAGATCCAGGCAGAAGTGTAAAGGTACTTGTTCACTGCATACTCTCTTTTCTCACTCTCAATCATAACTGGGAAGTGTTGGTGTCAAaaggaaccaagctggaaaatgGGGAAGGTGACACTAAGGCACTCATCTTGCAACTGTCTAAGCATCCAAGATGGAACTCtccctacaaagaaaaaataatgaatttctctttcttactattaaacacattttaaagatgattttaaatGAAAGATCCTCTTCATCCTGGCATTCTCTTTCCCATCCAGAAGCACTGCTGTCTTTGCCTCAGCTGTGGCAAGCTGACAAATGTAAAGTGGAAGGGGAGAGGAGTCTTCAGTATAAGCAAGATTTTGTTTTAGAATATGTAGATCTTAGCAGTCACACTTTCCGGATCATTGCTTTGGAGGAGTCTACTCAGTAATGGGGTTGGTGCACATGACAATGTCAGGGAAGAGTTTCCAAACACTcagctaagaaaataaaataatgatgccAATCAAGAACAGTAATGTACGCTCACCATATACCCCCTCTAGTTCCCAAGAGTCCAAAGGGAATTCTGGACTAATTCCTGTTAACACAGTGGGGTTTGCACACACTACACCCCTCCCCTCCATCCTCAACTCCAAAGATACTGACTCAGCAACTGGCCTGGAGCCAGAGCAGCATATTCCAAATTCAGAGTGTACAACAATGCTTGGTTCAATTATGACATAATGGCTGCAAAGCTGTTCCTGAAAGCCAAGAAAACCTGAATAATGTGGTTGGGTTATATCATACATGAGGCCTTAATAGAGTTTAAAAACCAATTTGAAAATTCCTTCATTCCATAAAGATAGCATTAAGATGAGGGCAAAATCATTCTAGTTCAAGGGATGGGAACAAAGTATATAAGGAATTAGGCAGGCTCCTTTCCACATTATCCTTCTTAACCAACATGACCCATTCCCTTTGACGATATCTCTTATACTTAATACTGACCTAGAAAGAAGGCAATTTCATTAAACATCTTAGTCTTATTGTACCCAGCTAGTAATGCAAGTTTCCCTGCTATTTAAAAAGCACATAATCCCATTTCCAAAAACAACTGTTTGCAATTCAAAAACCATCCACCCAGGCAATGTCTTCTCTTTGTCCCTAAAATTCCACCCACTTTCAATTTATCTTGTCAAAGAGATAAAGTTATCTTTGTGCCCCCACAAAACCTAAAAGATGTTTCATTCATTGCTTGCCATTTTGTAGCAAGTGACTTTGGACATTGAGTTGCTAAATCCAGCATTTCCCTGGACTTGTGATAACAGTAAGACCCAGGCCTGTAGAAATACAGTCTTCAATCTGAATGTTGGGAGCCATCCACTCTTGCTTGACATTAGGCTGTGGCATCCCTCAGTTATGTGGGATTCTACAATCTTTTGAGTcctattctgttttttaatagcTATCAttgatagaatttttttaatgttttggaaCTGGAAGTGACTTTGGAGATTCCCCTTGCTTTATGTATAAGGAAACTAATGCTTAAAGTCTTTCATACTATATTTTTTAGttcatttctctgtattttctcctGGAACAAtggcatatttttatatataatgagATCAACACAGAATTTCAGAACTAGAAGGCATCTCCAAGTTCAATCCTCTTTCTTCCCAAAAAGTTGCAAAACACTTTTCATATTAATCCTCAGAGTATACCAATTAACAGACACTTCATTTTGTATAAGGCTTAATTTAAGGATGGAGAGAATGAGGAAAGTCTCAGTTTCAGACAGTAGAATTCTTTTACCATAAGAATTAGGCTCTGTTCTCTAAATCTAAGATtcacattcatttcatttttgaacCTGGAGAAATGGCTGAATTTACTGAGTTTTCTATTAAATAATAGAATCATTTTTCTTCACTGGATGGAAGGACTATGTGTTTTAAGAaacaaagagttttaaaaaaatcaaataattcaaCGTCATGTCCTTCCCTCCTGACTAAAAATCATTTCCCCATTATTTCATGATTAACATGAAAAAGCACTGGAACAATGAGAGGAAATTCATTTGTTTCCAGTTGTAACAATGCGATTTCTGCTGCAATCCCATTGGCAACAGAAGGCAGCAGCATATACCACCACTGTCCTATTACAACACAAAAAGCTGTCAACTTTGAACTCCTTTGAAATGTTGTTAGTAAAGTAGAAAAGACAAGTGTGGATTTCCTTCAATATTATTTGGGCAACCTAGACTTAAAATAGTGACCAGACTTAAGATAGTGACTCTACAGAGGTCCTCTATCCTTAAGGCAAGACCAAACCAAGATACTGGTGCCCTACATAAGCTAATAATTTGGCACACTTTCAAACAGATACTcttcaaatatttgctaaacAGGTGTTTGGGTGAGGCGTTGCATGGCAGGCCTGGAGAAAGTGTGGAGACAGGACTGGTGGAAGCTTTTAGCTTGCATATTCTAAACAACAAAGGACCCACAACTGACCAGGCCAGATCTCCTTGGAAGGCAGTTTGAGGAGCATCTAATGGATTCCCAAATACACTCTTCCCTGCTCCAAGCTGTTTATTAAAGCATTACTTCTGTCTCTAGTAACAACCTGAAAGGAGGTGACTGCTTTATATTCTTTTCAGTATCTTGTTACATTctcaatgttttatactttttatagaTCCAACCTCCCTTCAGGGACActatcttttcatttctatagCTTGTACTGAGCATTTgcaatgtgccaggtgctgtgccatgtattagaaatataaaagtgATTAAGATATTGTCACTGCCCTTAAGAAACTCACACCTTGAGCAGGAGAACGACTCACAAACAAATAACACAATACCACAGTGATGAAGGCTACAACAGTAAAAAGGCTGTTACTAGATATTACTGGTGAAATGGTCTGAAATCCTTGGAGATGGATACTTTCTAAAAATAGTAGGTAGGTACTTTCAGTTTGCCTCCATATCTAGGAACTTTAACTTTGGTAAGGATTGGAATAAAAAGAGAGTaacattttcatgtttcctgtTCTCCGTGGCTGTACTGGGATGGGAAGTTAGGGATGTGGAATCATGTCTATGATAAACTTAGCCAAAACTTTTCATTTGCATATTCTTCCCCAAATGATTTTGTCCCTAGAATTTGTTATGCAATACTAGGGGAAGGATAGAGGAAGCTCACCTAGTCCCTGCTGTGTAGCTACACATACCTGATCCAGATGATTTCTCCCCTTCGAAATAATTGCAAACAAGATTAAAACTGTATTCAGGAAGTATTCCAGCTGGCTTTTGGCTTCCTCTGATGTATAGTCCTTGAATAAAGCAGTAGCaaaaattagatttaaataaGGAACATAAAAACACCTCGCTACTTGTACCAGATCACCTCAAGGTCCTGCTATGTTTGAAACCCCAAGCCCTAGCATTAGAGTAACTGAATACATCAGCCAGCTAGAGTATATACaagttatgaaataaaaaaactttaataataaaaaataacctaTTTTAAAGGGATTTCTCATAGTGCCTCTGAGTACTTTAGAGCCAGGCAtctggaacaaaatagaaacacAGTCCAATCAATTCCCAAGTTGGAAAAATCCTCATTTCTATTACTTACCTGCCAACAGTCCATCTAAATAAAACCACACAGCCACATATTCCTCTGATGAAGGAGACAAAAAAATATTGATCCTTCCTTGGCATGTGGCTACTGCTGCCAGAGCAGCAGGGAAGAAAGACAATCTGAGGATCCTGCCTGTTTAAAGCACCAGCCCCACCAATCTTAATTTTCACAACAGGGTCTTTCTGGTTCCAGGCAATTCCTCAGCAGAGCAGGACGCAGGTTATTGGGCTACGATATTTTACACAGAACCATGATTAGTTCTGCTTTGCCCCAGTATTATCATAATTATCCAATATTTCCAGGGTGTATCTTTTTTCCCCGTGTTTTAAATCTTTCTAATTACCTATAATGCACCCGAATGTATACAGCTCCAAATATTGGTAGAGAGCTTCACATGCATTTTTATAAGCTAGTCCTCAGAATATGACCAAATGAGAAGACTGCGACCTCTAATAGGCACCTCAACTTGTTCAGCATTGTGCACCAACGCATAGCTCTAGTGGCTGCTTAAACAAGGCAATGTATACTAATTCTGGGAAATGCGCTAGAAAGTATTGGGATATAACAGATCTTAGACACCATCTCTGTCCTTGAGGAATTGAGAATCTTGGGGTCAAGCTAAGGCCAtactatggattttttttttaagggcacTAAAATATAAAGTACCACATATACACTATTTATTAATAAACAAGAATAAAGATCACCCAAGCAAAACATTCCCTGTGAAAGACAGCCTTAGAAACAGTCACAAGCCTAACTCACAATGACATTTTAGTGGGGACTTTTCTACCCTTGGACTTATTAAAAAACTGTATGAGCTGCTATTTGTCAGAAGTGAATATCTGCTGAGAATGTACAGTCTCTGATTTATTCTCTCATTGTTCAGTACCCAGAGGGCTGCTTTTGCCCAATAAGGCTGAGAGGAGATCCAGACAGCTGATCCAGAGAGCCCCGGCACTCACAATGTTCCCTGCTGCACCTTTCAACCTTTTCACCCCAATTAAAGGTCAACATGgctgctcaaaaatatttatttaaaaaggcagTCAGCTCAGCGGGCTCCCAAGTGTGATTACACTACCACTTCATAGAATTCAATTAAACCCGGGACGGGGCATCGGTGAATCACTGGAGGAGTATGAAGTTGAgatgttttctgctttctcttaaaaaaaaaaaaaaaggcttccttTTCCCGCCCGTCATTTATTTACTTCCCAGAGCGctatcacagacacacacacacgcgtttATAATCTCCCCCCAGTGCTTCATGGATTTATGGCTCCCGGTTTAATTAAATTCCGTATAACGACTATCCAAATTGGCAGCACGCGGCACAGCGAACCCCCGCCAGCCTGCGCGTCAGCTCAGAGCCGGAGAGCCGCAAGCGCTCACCCTCGGCGCGGGACTAAGGGCACCCACCTGAGCCTCACGCCGCCAACGCCTCTGCTTCCGCCCTGCGCCGGGCACTTCCGCCCGCACCCACCAGGCGCCGGCCCCGCGCCCCGCACTTCCGCCCCACGCCGGCAGCACTGCTGCTGGGCGTTCTATCTCAGGTGGTGTCCCGTCTACGCTCTCAAGGGTGGCCGCGCCTGAACCTTTACTCGTGAAGAGTGACACACAAACCAAGgccaaactaaaaaacaaaacacggaAAAGTGACCCCGCATGTTTGGGAACCATTTAATAAGGAGCCTCAGGTGCAGGAGCCAACTTTTTGAGGCTGCGGAGTCCGAGCCATTTTAACCGCTCTGCATGCGTCCATTCTTTCgttaatttaatatttactgCCTCCTCCACTAGGTCTTGGCTGAACTAGGTTATGGGGAATGCGATGAGCAAAACTGGCAGCCGTACCCTCCCGCAAACTGAAAATCGTGTGAGAAAGCAGATATTAGGAAATTATCCCTTATTAAATAGGCCATGCGTTTATTCAGCTAAGTGCTTTGCAGGGAAGGAATATGAGAAAAGACCTGAGTGGGATCTCGTTGAAGAGGTAGCTTTGGGGCTGGGATCTGAAGGGCGTGGGTTGGGGACAGAGCTCTGCAGGCTGGGGGAAGGGTCTGGTGGAGGATGTGCAGTATGGGTTGTACGCGGAAGACTGACGAGTATGGCTGAGACTTAGAGGGAATGGGGAAGAGAGGTGGAAACAGGCTAGGGAGGGTAAGCGAGAGTCTGGCCATGCAGGGCCTTTCAGGTTTGTGCTAAAGGTAGCTGGGGGGCATTTCTGTTTTATGTGGGAAGGGGATTGAACTGATTGCTTTTCCCTTCTGAAAGGACCCCTTAGCTTTGGGAAGTAGATGAGAAGGGTTTAGGATAGGCAAGAGTAGAACAAGCAGGGAGGTGAGGAAGCTACTGAGCATTCCAGGttctaggtgtggtggcttgaaTGGTGGTACagtaaataatgagaaaatgatggataataattatagtaatactcaaagctaacatttattgattgctCACAAAAAGCTTTATACTCATTAGTCTGTTTAATCCTGAGAACAATGCAATTAAGTATTACTagtaccattttacagatgaagtaatGGAGGTTTAATGACTTGCTCAAGTTCTCACAGCTACAAAATGGTAGATTTGGAATTCCATCTCATGCTGTCTGACGCCTTAAGCTTACCACTATAAATTCAATGTGTACTCAGtggttttaaaaaagatacaaagcAAACCAAGGTCAGGAATGAATTCTTTAAACAAACCACACTGATTATGTGATGTTGCTAGAGGCCACATTAAGATAGTAGAATTTACAAGTTCTTTGTCACTTCAGCATTTTCTGATAGGCTAAAGAGGGAATTTTGTGACTGTCAACAGACTACCTATAGTTATTTTTGAGTTGATGCACTCTGATAAGACTtagtttttctggaaaaaaaaaagtcaattttctaAAGCACAGTCCACCTAACAGTTGCTGATAGGATACCTTTAAAGAAGGAATCTGGGATCTAGTTATAAACACCTTGGTGGGTTATAAACACCTTGGTGGGGCATGAGTATCTTAGATATTGTGGAGTGACAGAAAAGCTTACTAGAAATGTAACTCCAGATCAGCTTCCAAATCTTATTTATTGTTGGAAAACAAAGGTTTATAAAATCACTTG
This genomic interval carries:
- the C4H5orf63 gene encoding glutaredoxin-like protein C5orf63 homolog isoform X4 — encoded protein: MVPKHAGSLFRVLFFSLALVCVSLFTSKGSGAATLESVDGTPPEIERPAAVLPAWGGSAGRGAGAWWVRAEVPGAGRKQRRWRREAQDYTSEEAKSQLEYFLNTVLILFAIISKGRNHLDQDPCPLCDEAKEVLKPYENRFAPMCFHVTHHHTFPVPVTKTFLS
- the C4H5orf63 gene encoding glutaredoxin-like protein C5orf63 homolog isoform X3; translation: MVPKHAGSLFRVLFFSLALVCVSLFTSKGSGAATLESVDGTPPEIERPAAVLPAWGGSAGRGAGAWWVRAEVPGAGRKQRRWRREAQDYTSEEAKSQLEYFLNTVLILFAIISKGRNHLDQDPCPLCDEAKEVLKPYENREVNITLPENSVWYERYKFDIPVFHLNGQFLMMHRVNTSKLEKQLLKLEQQSTGG
- the C4H5orf63 gene encoding glutaredoxin-like protein C5orf63 homolog isoform X1, which produces MVPKHAGSLFRVLFFSLALVCVSLFTSKGSGAATLESVDGTPPEIERPAAVLPAWGGSAGRGAGAWWVRAEVPGAGRKQRRWRREAQDYTSEEAKSQLEYFLNTVLILFAIISKGRNHLDQDPCPLCDEAKEVLKPYENRQPYKDQKLPGTRRRRSPSSPSHPHMASQSGKRYNLTLNQVLSFDYDMGLDAPKTISSDYGAFYCLRMFKSPDMTCCFYPKQRKIHPPNI
- the C4H5orf63 gene encoding glutaredoxin-like protein C5orf63 homolog isoform X2, with protein sequence MVPKHAGSLFRVLFFSLALVCVSLFTSKGSGAATLESVDGTPPEIERPAAVLPAWGGSAGRGAGAWWVRAEVPGAGRKQRRWRREAQDYTSEEAKSQLEYFLNTVLILFAIISKGRNHLDQDPCPLCDEAKEVLKPYENRFILQEVNITLPENSVWYERYKFDIPVFHLNGQFLMMHRVNTSKLEKQLLKLEQQSTGG